A portion of the Homalodisca vitripennis isolate AUS2020 chromosome 2, UT_GWSS_2.1, whole genome shotgun sequence genome contains these proteins:
- the LOC124354049 gene encoding uncharacterized protein LOC124354049: MYWGLSLWLVLFLLATTLADSSKVAWGDWLIVDENDPGAGTSILLRRITPKSVFVAPTFNGCSEGYKQDALGRCVKLVQVTKQAQWNFFLERLNSMYAPSSTSKNPQKEAGPFHISLPIGSQGSQEEIIIKKRVPPKIVETKTIRPPPLSTTLPPTTMTTMTEVTLPTFAETPEVTSTENFSTTDNTAEGKLSTESIFDPDVMLGDQPVSTEDTSGTEILETPKNQKENLTLPFVIIVTNEPTTRPEETTVPSTSVTPLTTEREDTIAEIASTTEGTTETSSFTTEATTLRTTKYEEGFSETRDVYESSLRPTVISRLSTTVRPKCTESSKLRDDLIDFSDCEPETSTISDEKEVTDSTLPTSLPLLEPNTHVRFPSESYVPVRKIQSYVRFPDVPRPQEDRPRIWWPSWQVQRYPGIQGWPSSEDRSPEHRKPEEQRPYPPYSQGVTSWADSTSWRRRFLQRD, encoded by the exons ATGTATTGGGGCCTCTCGCTCTGGCTGGTGCTATTTCTCCTGGCGACGACGCTTGCCGACAGCAGCAAG GTGGCGTGGGGGGATTGGCTGATTGTCGACGAGAACGACCCTGGGGCTGGCACCAGCATCCTTCTACGCAGGATCACTCCCAAGTCCGTCTTCGTCGCACCTACATTCAACGGCTGTTCCGAAGGTTACAAGCAGGACGCTTTGGGCCGCTGTGTTAAACTGGTCCAG gtgACCAAACAAGCACAGTGGAACTTCTTTCTTGAGAGACTTAACTCCATGTACGCTCCGTCATCTACGAGTAAGAATCCCCAGAAAGAGGCTGGACCCTTCCACATCAGCTTACCTATCGGCAGTCAGGGCTCCCAGGaagaaataatcataaaaaagcGAGTACCACCAAAGATTGTAGAGACAAAAACTATCAGGCCACCACCGTTGTCGACAACTCTGCCACCGACTACTATGACGACAATGACCGAAGTCACACTTCCGACGTTTGCAGAGACTCCGGAGGTGACAAGTACTGAGAATTTCTCTACAACAGATAATACAGCAGAAGGAAAATTATCAACTGAAAGTATATTTGACCCTGATGTAATGCTGGGCGACCAACCGGTTAGCACAGAGGACACTTCAGGTACTGAAATCCTTGAAACACCAAAGAACCAGAAAGAAAATCTGACACTACCATTTGTGATCATAGTTACCAATGAGCCTACAACAAGGCCCGAAGAGACAACCGTCCCTTCGACATCAGTGACACCACTGACAACAGAGAGGGAGGATACTATTGCAGAAATCGCTTCAACGACAGAAGGAACGACCGAAACTTCGAGCTTCACCACTGAGGCGACAACATTGAGAACAACGAAATACGAAGAAGGTTTTAGTGAAACAAGAGACGTTTACGAGAGTTCCCTAAGACCCACTGTAATTTCTAGGTTGTCAACCACAGTTAGACCTAAATGCACAGAGAGTTCAAAATTAAGAGACGATTTAATCGATTTTAGTGATTGTGAGCCAGAAACTTCCACCATCTCTGATGAAAAGGAGGTTACGGATTCCACTCTTCCCACCAGTTTACCTCTCCTAGAACCCAATACCCATGTGAGATTTCCCTCTGAGTCTTACGTTCCTGTGCGCAAAATTCAATCCTATGTGAGGTTCCCGGATGTTCCTCGTCCTCAAGAAGACAGACCAAGGATCTGGTGGCCATCCTGGCAGGTCCAGCGATATCCAGGGATTCAAGGATGGCCTTCATCTGAGGATCGGTCTCCGGAACATCGAAAACCTGAGGAACAGAGACCCTACCCTCCCTACAGCCAAGGGGTGACCTCTTGGGCAGACTCTACATCCTGGCGAAGGAGATTTCTCCAAAGAGACTGA